In a single window of the Gossypium hirsutum isolate 1008001.06 chromosome A13, Gossypium_hirsutum_v2.1, whole genome shotgun sequence genome:
- the LOC107902159 gene encoding uncharacterized protein: MDDLDCTMEQKLKGAMSLLRDEAYQWWLTVREGTQADRLTWDFFKASFQGKYVGASYVDARRKEFLNLTQGSRTVVAYEAEFLWLSRYARGIVATEYEHCVRFEDGLYDELRILIAPQKERDFAALVEKAKITEDRAKLDGPVRAGGLVATTRPQPCADYGISHLGECWKKIGACFRCGSTEHQVRNCPQRPTQMQVIGQGHVQPVRGGQPLGGRGQDRGGNGFGQGHGAPDRGTGNTKARQPALVYAARRREDGDAPDIITGMDWLVKHRAKLDCAAKRLMLRTSEDEEVVAIGERRDYLSNVISALRAEKLISALRVVRLSWHITIKEFMDVSPEELSGLPPNREVKFGIELLPGTVPRQKQLYVKFSKYEFWLQEVPFLGHVVSVEGIRVDPRKIETVLGWKPPRSVSEIRSFLSLAGYYRRFVEGFSVIAAPLTKFLRKRVPFV; the protein is encoded by the exons atggatgatcttgACTGTACTATGGAACAGAAACTGAAAGGGGCAATGTCGTTATTGCGAGAcgaggcttatcaatggtggctcactgtgagggaAGGTACACAAGCTGACCGTCTGACATGGGATTTCTTCAAAGCATccttccaagggaagtatgtgggtgcaagttatgtggacgcccgaagGAAGGAATTTCTGAACCTGACCCAAGGGAGCAGGACTGTGGTGGcttatgaggcagagtttctgtgGTTGAGTCGTTATGCTCGTGGGATAGTAGCTACTGAGTATGAACACTGTGTGCG gtTCGAAGATGGACTTTACGATGAATTGAgaattttgatagctccacagaaggAGCGAGACTTTGCTGCCCTTGTCGAGAAAGCGAAGATTACTGAAGAC AGGGCCAAGTTGGATGGGCCAGTTCGAGCTGGAGGTCTTGTTGCTACTACAAGACCACAGCCCTGTGCTGACTATGGAATATCTCATTTGGGTGAGTGTTGGAAAAAGATTGGAGcgtgtttcagatgtgggtcCACAGAGCATCAAGTTAGGAATTGTCCTCAGAGGCCTACTCAGATGCAAGTCATAGGACAGGGTCATGTTCAACCTGTGAGGGGTGGTCAGCCTTTGGGAGGTCGTGGACAGGATAGAGGTGGAAATGGGTTTGGACAAGGACATGGAGCACCAGACAGGGGCACAGGTAATACTAAGGCGAGACAACCAGccttggtttatgctgctcgtcgccgagAGGATGGTGATGCCCCTGACATCATAACCG gcatggattggctagtgaAGCATCGTGCGaagttggattgtgctgctaagcggtTGATGTTGAGGACTTCAGAGGATGAGGAGGTGGTTGCAATAGgggagcgaagggattatttgtctaatgtaaTATCAGCGTTAAGGGCCGAGAAGCTAATATCAGCGTTAAGGGTTGTGAGGCTTTCCTGGCATAT AACTATTAAGGAGTTTATGGATGTTTCTCCAGAAGAGCTGTCGGGCTTGCCTCCAAACCGAGAGGTCAAATTCGGAATTGAGCTTCTACCAGGGACAGTTCCA AGACAGAAGCAGTTGTACGTAAAATTCAGTAAGTACGAGTTTTGGTTGCAAGAGGTGCCATTTCTGGGTCACGTGGTGTCTGTCGAGGGGATTAGGGTCGACCCTCGGAAAATTGAAACCGTGTTAGGATGGAAACCACCAAGGTctgtatctgagattcgaagttttctaaGTTTAGCGGGGTATTACAGACgttttgtggaaggattttcagTGATAGCTGCACCATTGACTAAATTTTTGCGGAAACGGGTGccgtttgtgtaa